The sequence below is a genomic window from Flagellimonas marinaquae.
CGTTTTGATAAAACTTGAGTGCCTCGGTTACCATTACAGGCCCCAAATCCGAACCTCCAATACCAATGTTAACAACATCTGTAAAGGGTTTACCTGTATGCCCTTTTCGTTCACCGGAAATTACCGCATCGGAAAAGGATTTTATTTTATCCTTTACCTCAAAAACCTCATCTACAATGTTTACTCCATCAACATAAATCTCCTCGCCTTTTTTTGCCCGCAAAGCGGTATGCAATACGGCGCGCCCTTCGGTCTGGTTGATAAGCTCTCCTTGGAAATAACTTTTTAAACTATCTTTTAAACCGACTTCATCGGCCAGTTGCAACAACAACTCCAAGGTTTTATCGGAGATCCTATTTTTAGAATAGTCCACCAAAAAATCGTTCCATTGAATGGAAAGTTTTTTTCCACGTCCTTCTTCCGAAAACAGTTCCCTTAAATGTACTTCTTTGGTTTCTTGATAATGCTGTTGAAGTTTTTTCCAGGCGTTGGTAGCAGTAGGGTTGATTGTGGGTAGTGCCATTACTGGTTATATGATATTAGGGTTTCTTCAGATTCGAAAGGTGATGGATCGGCATATTCTATGCAATCCAATTGTTCTTTTAATGGTGAAATATGTGCCAAATAATCCGTACGCAATGAATCCGCTATGGGTTCTGCCGCGGGAAGTTTCTCTTTTAAGGGATCCACCTGTCTGCCATTTTTCCAAAAACGATAACAAACATGGGGGCCACCCGTATTACCGGTCATGCCCACCCAACCAATAACATCGCCTTGTCGGACAAACTCGCCCTTTTTTACTTTTTGGGCTTTCATGTGGAGGTATTGTGTGCTATAGGTCCCGTTATGCTTTATTTTAACATATTTTCCGTTGCCCCCTCTTCGAGTGGATTCCGTTACGGTACCGTCGGCAGTTGCCACAATTGGCGTACCTACCGGTGCGGCATAATCTGTTCCTTTATGTGGCCTAACTTTATAACCATAGTAAGCGATTCTACGCTTTAAGTTATATCTTGAGGAAAGCCTATATCCAAATTTTATCGGCGCCCTTAAAAAAGTGCTTCTTAAGTTATTGGCTTCCTGATCGTAATAATCCAAAATATTGTTTACCGTATCCGCTACATATGGGAAGGCATAGACTTCACGGCCTTTGTGTTCAAAAAGCGCCGCTTTTATGGGGCCACGGCCCGCGTAAACCGTATCGTTGATATAGCGTTCATCAAAAATCACTTTAAATTTATCGCCTTTTTCCAGTCTAAAAAAGTCAATGGTCCACGCATAAATTTCTGATAGACCGATGGTAACACCGTAATCTACACCCAAGTTGTCCATAGCTTCCGATAAACTACTGGTTATAACTCCACCTACCTCTCTTTCCCTTAAGGTCACCTCCTTTTTGTTCTTGTAGGCCACAGCCGTATCCCGAAGGTCTACAACAGTATAATTGATCTTATCGTTCTGATATATAAAAACTTCGGCCACTTCCGAAGTATCTTTCGATTTTAAGATAACGTAGGGTTTACCAACCTGTATTTTGCGCACGTCGAAGGTGTCCCTAAAATTTTCTGATATAGTGGCAATCTTTGGATAGTCCACTTTGTTTTTGAGCATTAGCTCCCCAAAACTGTCCCCTCTGCGAACGGTGTCGTGGACTACTTTAAATTCTTTAAGATCAAAACCATAATGCAAGACCGGTGGTTTCACAATAGTTTCAACCGTTGCCACCTCTTCCAATGGTTCTCTTGTTTCTTTGCATGACACCAATACAACCATAAGTGTCAACATTGCCCCAATAATTCTATGCATTTCTATTCCTTGTATTCTACGTTTGCTGGGTTAAAAATATGATCTACCCATTGTTTACCCCACGTATCCAGTTCATAATCTGAGTACAAAGTTGGGAAAAATATTATTTTCTGAAAACTAGGGGGCAAATACTCTTTCCAATTTGTCCCTCCCGTGGCCTCTACATCCTTGCCTTCCTTGGCCAAATATCTATGTGCCGAGCCCATGTGCATTAACGGCCAATTAACGTTGGCGTTCATATCCAACTCCTTTAACGCAGAGATCAATTCTTCATTGTTCCGCGATACCTCGGGCAATTGCAGATATTTATGATAAATAGTACTGTTCTTTACCGCGTTGGCAATTCGTAAAAGTCGTGGGGTATATCGCACCTCAAACTGTTTTAGGGTGAGTGTTTTCTCCCCAGTGGCCAAATCGGTGGCCCCTTTTTTCCAGTATACCTGCTCAAACAATTCTTCAATGGTATTTTCTGATGAGAATGTGTCCCTTTGCGTGGAATGTACCAAATTTTCCAATGGTGTGGCGTAAAACTCTATCATCCTATACTGTGCGGACTGAAATCCACTTGCTGGCAACAAGGCCATCCGATATCTTAGGAACTGCTCCCGCTCCATCCCTTTGATCATTATACTGAATGAAGAGATGAGTGCTTTGAAATAACTGTTTATTCGCCGTGCCTTTTCGGTAAAAAAAAGTACATCCTGTGACCTGTCCTCTACAATTTGCTTTTGCTCATGAAGAATAAGTTTAAA
It includes:
- a CDS encoding tryptophan 2,3-dioxygenase family protein, with translation MDKNAKIASQINKLEEKFKNSGQDLSSYLDGLLYQKYLTYWDYIHLDTLLSLQVPRTHFPDEEIFIMYHQITELYFKLILHEQKQIVEDRSQDVLFFTEKARRINSYFKALISSFSIMIKGMEREQFLRYRMALLPASGFQSAQYRMIEFYATPLENLVHSTQRDTFSSENTIEELFEQVYWKKGATDLATGEKTLTLKQFEVRYTPRLLRIANAVKNSTIYHKYLQLPEVSRNNEELISALKELDMNANVNWPLMHMGSAHRYLAKEGKDVEATGGTNWKEYLPPSFQKIIFFPTLYSDYELDTWGKQWVDHIFNPANVEYKE
- a CDS encoding peptidoglycan DD-metalloendopeptidase family protein, whose amino-acid sequence is MHRIIGAMLTLMVVLVSCKETREPLEEVATVETIVKPPVLHYGFDLKEFKVVHDTVRRGDSFGELMLKNKVDYPKIATISENFRDTFDVRKIQVGKPYVILKSKDTSEVAEVFIYQNDKINYTVVDLRDTAVAYKNKKEVTLREREVGGVITSSLSEAMDNLGVDYGVTIGLSEIYAWTIDFFRLEKGDKFKVIFDERYINDTVYAGRGPIKAALFEHKGREVYAFPYVADTVNNILDYYDQEANNLRSTFLRAPIKFGYRLSSRYNLKRRIAYYGYKVRPHKGTDYAAPVGTPIVATADGTVTESTRRGGNGKYVKIKHNGTYSTQYLHMKAQKVKKGEFVRQGDVIGWVGMTGNTGGPHVCYRFWKNGRQVDPLKEKLPAAEPIADSLRTDYLAHISPLKEQLDCIEYADPSPFESEETLISYNQ